AGGTAAATCAGAACAGCGTTTCGGTCAATTATGGTCCGTTAACTTTTTCACTGAAAATTGATGAGGAATACAAAAAAATCAGTAGTGTTGAATCAGCTATTGGTGATTCGAAATGGCAAAAAGAGGCTGATCCGGAGGAGTGGCCGGCCTATACAATTGACCCCCAAAGCCCGTGGAATTACGGGCTGATACTTGATCCGGATAACCTGGAGGCATCTCTGAAGATTATTCGCAAAGGATGGCCGGCAGATGATTATCCTTTTTCGTTGGAAAATACACCGATTGAGATTCAGGCGAAAGGCCGGCGGATTCCCTCGTGGAAGATTGATCAATACGGATTGGTCGACGTTCAGCCTAGGTATCCTGTGCAGACCAGCGAACCTATGGAAGACATTACCTTGGTTCCGATGGGAGCTGCCCGATTGAGGATTTCAGCTTTCCCATTCTTGAAACAATAAAAAAACATTGAATTTGAAGATTACAATGATGAAGCGAATTTTATTTAAAGGACTAATGTTGGTGTTGATCATGGTGGTCGGCGGAGAAGCGAAGGCAAAACCTGTTTCGGAGAACAGTCCAGCAGAAATCAATCTTTCAGAGCAAAACCTTTTACGCGCTATGGAGCTAACCGACCATGCGGTCGCTGCACACTTTTCAGGAAACGGAATGGCCATGGCACGGTACTATAATCCCTATACTGGAGTCCGTTCCGAAGAGACGGGAAGCGTATGGATGTACACTGCCGCCATTGAAGCAGTCAATGCAATTCTTCATGGATTGAAAGCACAGAAAGAGAACGGGAATGAAAAGCTCTATCAAGATCACTTTCTTCGTTATGCAAATCTGCTGCACAGCCTATACGATAATGCAGCCTACTATTTGGGAACCTTCGAGTTAACCTCTTACACCCAAACCCGGGAATGGTCGGTGTACGGCGTCCATCGGGCGGCTTCCAAAGGAGCTGCCAAAGTTGAAGGGGTTGAAAATGTTTACGACGACCAGATGTGGCTGGTTCGCGAACTCCTCGAATCGTATCAACTGACCAACAGCAGGATGTATTTGGAGAAAGCAGAGTATTTGACAAACTATGTGCTTGACGGATGGGACTGCACACGGGATGGCAATGGTGAAGAGATTGGCGGTATTACCTGGGGACCGGGTTACGTTTCCAAACATTCCTGTAGCAACGGGCCAATGGTGAGCCCGCTGGTTTGGTTGCATGAATTGTATAAAGACAAAAGCGACGAGATCACCCATCGCTATATTGATGCTGCTGTCGGCAAAACCCGAAAAACCAAGCAGGTGAAGAAAAGTGACTATTACCTGAATTTCGCAAAAAAGATTTACGACTGGCAAAAGGAGCACCTGTTGCGTCCTGATGGTGTGTACGACGATATGATGGGAGGCTGTTCGCCACGGAATCCTCAAATAGAAACTGTTGACGGAGTCGCTTACCGCAGAGGCACCACGTGCAAGGATCGAGTTGGACCGGCGATCACTTATAACAGTGGAACCATGCTTTCCGGAGCTGCTGATTTATTGAGAGTAACCGGCGATAGCCAATACCTGCACGATGCAGCGAAATTGTCGGATGCCAGCTTTAGCTACTTCGCGAAACCCGGACAAACGAAAACGGACTATTACACTTATGATATTAGCGGCTTCAGAAATTGGTTCAATGGCGTTTTGATGCGTGGATACGTCGATGTGTATTCGACCCACGAAAATGTGGCTAACTATATTCATACATTTCAGCGTAAC
The DNA window shown above is from uncultured Sunxiuqinia sp. and carries:
- a CDS encoding glycoside hydrolase family 76 protein, coding for MMKRILFKGLMLVLIMVVGGEAKAKPVSENSPAEINLSEQNLLRAMELTDHAVAAHFSGNGMAMARYYNPYTGVRSEETGSVWMYTAAIEAVNAILHGLKAQKENGNEKLYQDHFLRYANLLHSLYDNAAYYLGTFELTSYTQTREWSVYGVHRAASKGAAKVEGVENVYDDQMWLVRELLESYQLTNSRMYLEKAEYLTNYVLDGWDCTRDGNGEEIGGITWGPGYVSKHSCSNGPMVSPLVWLHELYKDKSDEITHRYIDAAVGKTRKTKQVKKSDYYLNFAKKIYDWQKEHLLRPDGVYDDMMGGCSPRNPQIETVDGVAYRRGTTCKDRVGPAITYNSGTMLSGAADLLRVTGDSQYLHDAAKLSDASFSYFAKPGQTKTDYYTYDISGFRNWFNGVLMRGYVDVYSTHENVANYIHTFQRNLDYGYENFLYKGLLPTNLLEGWIADHRENRTEGMFSFAFAAEYAVLSRYELEN